The bacterium genome window below encodes:
- a CDS encoding SpoIIE family protein phosphatase: MTLKTKFLIWLIVFILVILLLFTGFFVNHEKRVLIQQMTLRGETIGKNLAAGAEDFLIMKDDLALAKLVHDTKEDNPGVLSCFVVDQNQVIWAHTDIREVTKTYHPPAGLQPLGGRALATQDYRFSDGVNALMITVAMEVGTNKIGEAHVVLSKQDLKAAVQEARRGAAVIGAIILVIGISSILILVSLIIGSLGAVTDDIEAIGNGDLDRMIMTTRRDEVGRIAHAVKIMAQNLKKAQHDLVEKERMKREMQIAKDIQHALLPITNPVIPGYAVDSFYEAAMEVGGDYHDYIMIDKNHMGFVIADVSGKGIAGSLVMTMLRSFIRNEAPHRISPRFLLLTLNNMLSRDIPEGMYITLFYLVLDLANHELTYCCAGHNPVYYYSAQTKSITSLKPGGPPLGVSIFDAQQFSDQLQEEKKKIQAGDVVFLYTDGVTEAMNSQKEQFGTHRLEALLQQNGHLAPDRLSHFLNLEIETFTGNAPQSDDIAYVVLKRL, encoded by the coding sequence TTGACATTAAAGACAAAATTCCTTATCTGGTTGATCGTTTTCATCCTGGTCATCCTGCTGCTTTTCACCGGATTTTTTGTCAATCATGAAAAGCGCGTGCTTATCCAGCAAATGACGTTGCGGGGCGAAACGATCGGCAAAAACCTGGCCGCCGGAGCCGAGGATTTTCTTATCATGAAGGATGATCTGGCCCTTGCCAAACTCGTGCACGATACCAAGGAAGATAACCCCGGTGTGCTAAGCTGTTTTGTGGTCGACCAAAACCAGGTGATCTGGGCGCACACGGATATCAGAGAGGTGACCAAGACCTATCATCCCCCTGCAGGGCTACAGCCCCTGGGCGGACGGGCATTGGCAACGCAGGATTACCGCTTTTCGGACGGCGTTAATGCTCTGATGATCACGGTTGCCATGGAGGTCGGCACGAACAAGATCGGTGAAGCTCACGTCGTGCTTTCCAAACAAGACCTGAAAGCAGCCGTGCAGGAGGCGCGGCGCGGCGCGGCGGTCATCGGCGCCATTATCCTGGTGATCGGCATTTCAAGCATATTGATCCTTGTTTCGCTCATTATCGGTTCGCTGGGCGCGGTGACCGACGATATCGAAGCGATCGGCAACGGCGATCTTGACCGTATGATAATGACGACGCGTCGCGACGAAGTTGGCCGTATCGCGCATGCGGTAAAGATCATGGCCCAGAACCTGAAAAAAGCGCAGCATGACCTGGTCGAAAAAGAACGGATGAAAAGGGAAATGCAGATCGCCAAAGATATCCAGCACGCGCTCTTGCCGATAACCAATCCCGTAATACCCGGTTATGCCGTCGATTCCTTCTACGAAGCCGCAATGGAAGTTGGCGGCGATTACCACGATTATATAATGATCGACAAGAACCATATGGGATTTGTCATCGCCGACGTATCGGGGAAAGGCATTGCCGGTTCACTGGTAATGACCATGCTGCGGAGCTTTATCCGGAACGAAGCACCGCACCGGATCTCGCCCCGCTTCCTGCTGTTGACATTAAACAACATGCTCAGCCGCGATATTCCCGAGGGCATGTACATAACGCTGTTTTACCTGGTCCTGGACCTCGCCAACCATGAACTGACCTATTGTTGTGCCGGGCATAATCCGGTTTATTATTACAGCGCCCAAACCAAAAGCATTACATCCCTCAAGCCGGGCGGCCCACCGCTCGGGGTCAGCATTTTCGATGCCCAGCAGTTTTCTGACCAACTACAGGAGGAGAAGAAGAAAATACAGGCGGGCGATGTTGTTTTCCTGTACACCGACGGGGTAACCGAAGCCATGAATAGCCAAAAGGAACAATTCGGGACCCATCGGCTTGAAGCTTTATTGCAGCAAAACGGACACCTGGCGCCCGACCGGTTAAGTCATTTTTTGAATTTGGAGATCGAAACGTTCACCGGCAACGCGCCTCAGTCAGATGACATAGCCTATGTAGTTCTGAAAAGACTGTAG
- a CDS encoding ATP-binding protein produces MMQSNGEFKTEEYKLGSLTCRMFFDEHARVCALVLKGSLDTQPVMSLQRVLRTAILPYVYNFIVDLNGITFVGSTGLGLLMNLVRIKRDYIYVSYPDESISKPFRLLGINYLFRYYVNIEELQKDTTISSMIIDQLRKEVGAQKEIKYHDRWIKILSDFLADEQLWQELQLMDPYVHQAEYMNELVLPSEDKFACILFRFMGRVIKSNPQLSQIKNMDDDSLELIAKELYGNAVHHGYEGSKEGVIEISYTLDSEMLTFTITDYGRGFSSPPDEMTDSIGLQLIRKIFDRVEITEAPRKQISGLVLGKGTMVRMVKTIKPA; encoded by the coding sequence ATGATGCAGTCGAACGGCGAATTCAAAACCGAGGAATACAAGCTGGGCAGTCTAACATGCCGGATGTTCTTTGATGAACATGCGCGGGTGTGTGCCCTTGTCCTTAAAGGTTCGCTTGACACGCAACCCGTGATGTCACTCCAGCGGGTCCTCAGGACCGCGATCCTGCCCTATGTTTACAATTTCATCGTCGACCTTAACGGCATAACCTTTGTCGGATCAACCGGGCTCGGTCTTCTTATGAACCTGGTGCGGATAAAAAGAGACTATATTTATGTGTCTTATCCTGACGAGTCAATTTCCAAGCCATTCCGGCTCTTGGGAATCAATTACTTGTTCCGTTATTATGTAAACATCGAGGAACTGCAGAAAGATACAACGATATCCAGCATGATCATCGATCAGTTGCGCAAAGAAGTCGGTGCGCAGAAGGAGATCAAATACCACGACCGCTGGATCAAGATACTAAGTGATTTCCTGGCAGATGAGCAATTGTGGCAGGAGTTGCAGCTTATGGACCCGTACGTTCATCAGGCCGAGTACATGAATGAGCTGGTCCTTCCCAGCGAGGACAAGTTCGCTTGCATTCTCTTCCGCTTCATGGGCCGGGTGATAAAGTCCAACCCCCAGCTCTCGCAGATCAAGAACATGGACGATGATTCCCTTGAACTGATCGCCAAGGAGCTTTATGGCAATGCCGTACACCATGGTTATGAGGGCAGCAAGGAAGGCGTGATCGAGATCAGTTATACGCTGGACAGCGAGATGCTTACATTCACCATCACTGATTACGGGCGTGGTTTCTCATCGCCGCCCGACGAGATGACCGATTCCATCGGCTTACAGCTGATCAGGAAGATCTTTGACCGGGTCGAAATAACCGAAGCACCACGCAAGCAGATCAGCGGGCTTGTCCTGGGAAAAGGGACCATGGTGCGAATGGTGAAGACCATCAAGCCCGCCTGA